One genomic region from Myxocyprinus asiaticus isolate MX2 ecotype Aquarium Trade chromosome 27, UBuf_Myxa_2, whole genome shotgun sequence encodes:
- the LOC127417891 gene encoding lysine-specific demethylase 3B-like isoform X2, protein MGDSLGLIGKRLLLLNDASSAAVAGAGGEMEQAAWLRGTVRAVSVIGLASPGVEVFMEFENNPWRQRSWVQVYGDEVRAVLMESAIVWANCSDPSLSAVGGATATQWPALMFKPLVDRVGLGSLVPVEFFGTRTLAFLTNGNSLLPFEAEKDLKHTLLQEQLALQAAISSWHSDSELQEVLRKGSFTIQGRRVQVYQPEFEEPWALGLVSQHDPVSHIMEITMDQGEETQVVDPRVIHVMIAVEQLDESQDRRRKEGDSGKGEGSRRRRTASGGDEDITLKRFKGTGEGVSDNQNGNGSNKDAEAMVTCVKTPAVEVVEGEDGGGGVGGRVTSNCSPVALPSQDSSNISNSSQQDHSHTRTADFVKENGSSVPNQERTTSISTVLPVSTPTPPPLKPAPSPFSNTFPSLGQMPSLVPGAPAPKTSPSLPAPEREDNVLSGYPKTAALVSPGPVTISSPSRENASSVALSAPADANQKPSMWGSTPEASQTSKTPALTTAGFGASQHKQSSVGVFGDVPAQTNGSSQEEKPFGFPFAGAKEQQRQESDPSQNLFFQCMSQNQSITQGQSKTFTSLSECLKKEPPSLFKPTAPSEGFKKSVVASASAGLFGSAPAGGLSPLKEQPKVPDIKPTGNGILKNKPFGVVGEAHSKLPATFPTAIVGSQVASSPEVLKPSLGLGTSGLGSGGSGIRNVNSSNPVSGFGLLTGNKVSETHENLFLLASKETNPFLSYGKAVSQSPLSALSSSKSSSVVLSAPSTSAIPPSGCNSLLGKDPPGNDAKPNLFTMAEPPKGILTPQFAHSSLMSTPPLVAQDGQQTSKPNEGSDVSTRVNDEGDGVATSLDQMSQKVSPEERGQSTRRESESSSNSDLSDLSDTEENSGQSQKPGVQAAAEENKTQPVAKSRPRSKPFTVGQSVLKDQNKVRRLKQSGESFLQDGSCINVAPHLHKCRECRLERYRKSREQDSDDDDDPNVACRFFHFRRLAFTKKGVLRVEGFLSPTQSDSMAMGLWLPTIAAKEGLDLDTSKYILANVGDQFCQLVMSEKEAMMMIEPHQKVAWKRAVRGVREMCDVCETTLFNIHWVCRKCGFGVCLDCYRLRKNRPPEDDGPDEEVFSWLKCAKGQPHEPQNLMPTQIIPGTALYSIGDMVHAARGKWGIKANCPCTSRHNKPLVRPGAPNGFSLSGAANSTGNGATSSPATSRPNGESGTGAVVKTEPIEEGDNTDTTSGMSGANTSTTTPAAAQTPGTKDGKGNSSALHWLADLATQKEPRESLRSMMGRDSRPPFGLDSFSTLSKPSGSSPKLFNSLLLGSGSSQPKAEGTSLRDLLNSGPGKLPQGSTEGGVSFPSVFSTAGSDKMKGGLPNFLDHIIASVVETKKAEGRRAAGSAEGGESGSVPRREGVMGLSVLDPNTSHSWLCDGRLLCLQDPSNSNNWKIFRECWKQGQPVLVSGIDKKLKSNLWKPEVFSEEFGDQDVDLVNCRNCAIISDVKVRDFWDGFQVISKRLQGGDGQPMVLKLKDWPPGEDFRDMMPTRFDDLMDNLPLPEYTKRDGRLNLASRLPNFFVRPDLGPKMYNAYGLISTEDRKVGTTNLHLDVSDAVNVMVYVGIPEGDGDQANEADLAGFKEVMQTIEEGDVDDMTKRRVYEVKEKPGALWHIYAAKDAEKIRELLRKVGEEQGQENPPDHDPIHDQSWYLDQTLRHRLYEEYGVQGWSIVQFLGDAVFIPAGAPHQVHNLYSCIKVAEDFVSPEHVKHCFRLTQEFRHLSNTHTNHEDKLQVKNIIYHAVKDAVGTLKAHESTKLSRS, encoded by the exons ATGGGGGACTCGCTCGGTCTGATCGGGAAACGGCTGCTGCTGCTCAATGATGCGAGCTCCGCGGCGGTGGCTGGAGCGGGCGGTGAGATGGAGCAGGCGGCCTGGCTCCGTGGTACCGTGCGAGCGGTCAGTGTGATCGGGCTGGCGAGCCCAGGGGTGGAG GTGTTCATGGAATTTGAGAACAACCCTTGGCGGCAACGCTCCTGGGTGCAGGTGTATGGGGATGAAGTGCGTGCAGTTCTGATGGAGAGTGCTATTGTCTGGGCAAATTGCAGTGACCCTTCCCTCTCTGCTGTTGGAGGAGCCACCGCAACTCAGTGGCCAGCCTTG ATGTTCAAACCATTAGTTGACCGTGTGGGTTTGGGATCCCTGGTTCCTGTCGAGTTCTTTGGAACTAGAACTTTGGCGTTTCTCACCAATGGGAATTCACTGCTCCCGTTTGAG GCCGAGAAAGATTTAAAACACACTCTACTACAGGAGCAGCTGGCCCTTCAAGCTGCCATCAGCAGCTGGCACAGTGACTCTGAGTTGCAGGAGGTCCTGCGGAAAG GATCGTTCACTATTCAGGGTCGGAGGGTGCAAGTGTACCAGCCGGAGTTCGAGGAGCCCTGGGCCCTGGGACTTGTATCACAGCATGATCCTGTTTCACATATTATGGAGATTACCATGGACCAG gGTGAGGAAACACAGGTGGTCGATCCTCGGGTCATTCATGTAATGATTGCTGTGGAACAATTAGATGAG AGCCAAGATCGACGCAGGAAGGAGGGTGATAGTGGGAAAGGAGAGGGCAGTCGGCGGCGCCGGACAGCATCCGGAGGAGATGAAGACATTACTCTTAAACGTTTCAAAGGAACTGGAGAGGGTGTTTCTGATAACCAGAATGGGAATGGTTCCAACAAGGATGCTGAGGCTATGGTAACATGCGTAAAGACGCCAGCAGTAGAAGTAGTGGAGGGAGAGGATGGAGGGGGTGGAGTAGGTGGGAGGGTGACGAGCAACTGTAGTCCAGTAGCATTGCCAAGCCAAGACTCCTCTAACATCAGCAATTCCTCTCAGCAGGACCACTCCCACACAAGGACAGCAGATTTTGTCAAGGAGAATGGCAGTTCTGTCCCAAACCAAGAAAGGACAACTTCAATATCAACTGTGCTTCCTGTGTCCACTCCAACACCACCTCCATTGAAGCCTGCCCCATCACCCTTTTCTAACACTTTTCCCTCTTTGGGCCAAATGCCCAGCTTGGTGCCAGGGGCCCCTGCCCCCAAGACATCCCCTTCACTCCCAGCACCAGAGAGAGAAGATAATGTCCTTTCAGGGTATCCTAAAACAGCTGCCCTGGTGTCTCCAGGTCCTGTGACCATCTCATCACCTTCGCGAGAAAATGCTTCAAGTGTGGCTCTTTCTGCTCCTGCAGATGCAAACCAGAAGCCCAGTATGTGGGGATCAACCCCAGAGGCAAGCCAG ACATCCAAGACCCCCGCTTTAACTACCGCAGGATTTGGTGCCTCTCAACACAAACAGTCAAGTGTGGGAGTGTTTGGGGACGTCCCTGCACAGACAAACGGCTCTTCCCAGGAGGAAAAGCCTTTTGGCTTTCCATTTGCAGGTGCAAAAGAACAGCAGAGGCAAGAATCTGATCCCTCACAGAATCTGTTCTTCCAATGCATGTCTCAGAACCAGAGTATCACTCAAGGCCAATCAAAGACCTTCACATCATTGTCGGAGTGCCTGAAAAAGGAGCCTCCCAGCCTGTTCAAGCCTACTGCACCCTCTGAGGGTTTCAAAAAGTCGGTTGTGGCTTCCGCATCTGCTGGACTGTTTGGTTCAGCACCTGCTGGTGGCCTGTCACCACTGAAAGAGCAGCCCAAAGTGCCTGATATCAAGCCTACAGGCAATGGAATTCTTAAAAATAAGCCTTTTGGAGTGGTTGGGGAGGCACACAGCAAACTCCCAGCCACTTTTCCTACAGCTATAGTTGGCAGCCAAGTTGCAAGTTCTCCAGAGGTTCTGAAACCTTCCTTAGGACTAGGAACCAGCGGACTTGGTAGTGGTGGCAGTGGGATTAGAAATGTTAACAGCTCTAACCCGGTCAGTGGTTTTGGTTTGCTTACTGGCAACAAGGTTTCAGAAACTCATGAAAACCTGTTCCTACTGGCTTCTAAGGAGACAAACCCATTTCTTTCTTATGGTAAAGCTGTCTCACAAAGTCCTTTAAGTGCATTGTCATCTTCAAAATCATCCTCTGTTGTACTCTCTGCCCCGTCCACATCTGCTATTCCACCTTCGGGCTGCAACAGTCTACTTGGTAAAGATCCTCCTGGCAATGATGCCAAACCAAATTTATTCACCATGGCAGAACCCCCTAAAGGAATCTTAACCCCCCAGTTTGCGCATTCCTCTCTTATGAGCACTCCTCCACTGGTAGCCCAGGATGGGCAACAAACATCCAAACCAAATGAGGGTTCAGATGTTAGCACCCGTGTCAATGATGAAGGTGATGGAGTTGCCACGTCCCTTGACCAGATGTCACAGAAGGTTTCTCCGGAGGAACGTGGGCAGTCCACCAGACGAGAGTCAGAGTCCAGTAGCAACAGTGACCTGTCTGATTTGAGTGACACGGAAGAGAACTCGGGGCAGAGCCAAAAGCCTGGGGTTCAGGCAGCAGCTGAGGAGAATAAGACACAGCCTGTGGCTAAGAGCCGGCCGCGGAGCAAACCCTTTACAG TGGGACAGTCAGTGTTGAAGGATCAGAATAAGGTTCGGCGATTGAAGCAATCCGGTGAGTCCTTTCTGCAGGACGGTTCCTGCATTAATGTGGCGCCCCACCTGCACAAATGTCGCGAGTGCCGTCTGGAGCGCTACAGGAAATCACGCGAACAGGACtcggatgatgatgatgatcccaATGTGGCCTGCCGATTCTTCCACTTTCGCAG ACTGGCTTTTACGAAGAAGGGAGTCCTTCGTGTGGAAGGTTTTCTGAGTCCCACGCAAAGTGATAGTATGGCAATGGGGCTGTGGCTTCCCACCATCGCAGCAAAGGAAGGACTTGACTTGGACacgtccaaatacattttggccaATGTGGGTGACCAGTTTTGCCAACTGGTCATGTCAGAGAAAGAGGCCATGATGATGATAGAGCCCCATC AGAAAGTGGCATGGAAGCGAGCTGTCAGGGGAGTGAGGGaaatgtgtgatgtgtgtgaaaCAACACTCTTCAACATTCACTGGGTGTGTCGCAAATGTGGCTTTGGTGTTTGCCTTGACTGCTACCGGCTACGCAAGAACAGGCCACCTGAAG ATGATGGCCCTGATGAAGAGGTGTTCTCATGGCTGAAATGTGCTAAAGGCCAGCCACACGAACCACAGAACCTCATGCCTACTCAAATTATACCTGGCACAG CCTTGTATAGCATAGGTGACATGGTACATGCAGCCAGAGGAAAATGGGGGATCAAAGCTAACTGTCCCTGTACTAGTCGACATAACAAACCTTTGGTGCGGCCCGGTGCTCCAAATGGCTTTTCACTG TCGGGTGCAGCTAACAGTACAGGGAATGGAGCCACCTCCAGTCCAGCCACATCCCGGCCAAATGGCGAATCTGGAACAGGTGCAGTAGTCAAGACAGAGCCTATTGAAGAGGGGGACAATACTGACACAACATCAGGCATGAGTGGAGCAAACACCAGCACAACTACCCCTGCTGCTGCCCAGACACCAGGCACAAAGGATGGCAAAGGCAATTCCTCAGCGCTTCACTGGCTGGCTGACCTTGCCACACAAAAGGAGCCCAGAG AATCTCTGCGCTCCATGATGGGTCGTGACTCCCGTCCTCCGTTTGGCCTGGACTCTTTCAGCACCCTCTCCAAACCTTCAGGGTCTAGCCCTAAGCTCTTCAATAGTCTATTGCTGGGCTCTGGGTCTTCCCAACCGAAAGCAGAGGGTACTAGCCTACGTGATCTGCTTAATTCTGGCCCTGGCAAGCTCCCGCAGGGTTCCACAGAGGGTGGAGTCTCCTTCCCTTCAGTGTTCTCCACTGCTGGG TCTGACAAGATGAAGGGAGGACTTCCTAACTTCCTGGATCATATCATTGCATCGGTGGTGGAGACCAAGAAGGCAGAGGGTCGGCGTGCAGCAGGGTCAGCAGAAGGTGGAGAGTCTGGGAGTGTTCCTCGCAGAGAGGGGGTGATGGGTCTGAGTGTTCTAGACCCTAACACTTCCCACTCCTGGCTGTGTGATGGGCGCTTGCTCTGTCTGCAGGACCCGAGCAACAGCAACAACTGGAAAATCTTCAGAGAGTGCTGGAAACAAGGGCAG CCTGTGCTGGTCTCCGGCATAGACAAGAAGCTGAAGAGTAACTTATGGAAGCCTGAGGTCTTCAGTGAGGAGTTTGGAGACCAGGATGTGGACCTGGTCAACTGTAGGAACTGTGCCATCATCTCTGATGTCAAGGTCCGAGACTTCTGGGATGGCTTCCAGGTCATTTCCA AGCGGTTGCAAGGTGGAGACGGCCAGCCTATGGTACTAAAACTTAAAGATTGGCCTCCTGGAGAAGATTTCAGAGATATGATGCCCACTCG GTTTGATGATCTCATGGATAACCTTCCCTTACCAGAGTACACAAAGAGAGATGGCCGCCTCAACTTGGCCTCTCGTCTTCCAAACTTTTTTGTTCGCCCAGATCTTGGTCCTAAAATGTACAATGCCTATG GTCTGAtctccacagaagacagaaaggtTGGCACCACTAACCTCCATCTGGATGTATCTGATGCTGTTAACGTCATGGTGTACGTGGGTATCCCAGAAGGAGACGGTGACCAGGCAAATG AAGCAGACCTCGCTGGATTCAAAG AGGTGATGCAGACCATTGAGGAGGGTGACGTCGATGATATGACTAAGAGAAGAGTCTATGAGGTAAAGGAGAAACCTGGAGCTCTATGGCACATCTACGCTGCCAAAGATGCTGAAAAGATCCGCGAACTCCTCCGAAAG GTTGGGGAGGAACAGGGTCAAGAGAACCCACCAGATCATGACCCTATCCATGATCAGAGCTGGTACCTAGACCAGACACTGCGTCACAGGCTGTATGAAGAGTATGGAGTCCAGGGCTGGTCCATTGTGCAGTTTTTAGGAGATGCCGTTTTCATCCCAGCGGGAGCGCCACATCAG GTGCACAACCTGTACAGCTGTATCAAGGTTGCGGAGGACTTTGTTTCTCCTGAGCACGTGAAGCACTGTTTTAGACTGACGCAAGAGTTCCGCCACCTTTCCAACACTCATACCAACCATGAGGACAAGCTACAG GTGAAGAACATCATCTACCATGCTGTGAAGGATGCTGTGGGAACACTAAAAGCCCATGAATCTACTAAGCTAAGCCGCTCTTAG
- the LOC127417891 gene encoding lysine-specific demethylase 3B-like isoform X4 — protein MGDSLGLIGKRLLLLNDASSAAVAGAGGEMEQAAWLRGTVRAVSVIGLASPGVEVFMEFENNPWRQRSWVQVYGDEVRAVLMESAIVWANCSDPSLSAVGGATATQWPALMFKPLVDRVGLGSLVPVEFFGTRTLAFLTNGNSLLPFEAEKDLKHTLLQEQLALQAAISSWHSDSELQEVLRKGSFTIQGRRVQVYQPEFEEPWALGLVSQHDPVSHIMEITMDQGEETQVVDPRVIHVMIAVEQLDESQDRRRKEGDSGKGEGSRRRRTASGGDEDITLKRFKGTGEGVSDNQNGNGSNKDAEAMVTCVKTPAVEVVEGEDGGGGVGGRVTSNCSPVALPSQDSSNISNSSQQDHSHTRTADFVKENGSSVPNQERTTSISTVLPVSTPTPPPLKPAPSPFSNTFPSLGQMPSLVPGAPAPKTSPSLPAPEREDNVLSGYPKTAALVSPGPVTISSPSRENASSVALSAPADANQKPSMWGSTPEASQTSKTPALTTAGFGASQHKQSSVGVFGDVPAQTNGSSQEEKPFGFPFAGAKEQQRQESDPSQNLFFQCMSQNQSITQGQSKTFTSLSECLKKEPPSLFKPTAPSEGFKKSVVASASAGLFGSAPAGGLSPLKEQPKVPDIKPTGNGILKNKPFGVVGEAHSKLPATFPTAIVGSQVASSPEVLKPSLGLGTSGLGSGGSGIRNVNSSNPVSGFGLLTGNKVSETHENLFLLASKETNPFLSYGKAVSQSPLSALSSSKSSSVVLSAPSTSAIPPSGCNSLLGKDPPGNDAKPNLFTMAEPPKGILTPQFAHSSLMSTPPLVAQDGQQTSKPNEGSDVSTRVNDEGDGVATSLDQMSQKVSPEERGQSTRRESESSSNSDLSDLSDTEENSGQSQKPGVQAAAEENKTQPVAKSRPRSKPFTVGQSVLKDQNKVRRLKQSGESFLQDGSCINVAPHLHKCRECRLERYRKSREQDSDDDDDPNVACRFFHFRRLAFTKKGVLRVEGFLSPTQSDSMAMGLWLPTIAAKEGLDLDTSKYILANVGDQFCQLVMSEKEAMMMIEPHQKVAWKRAVRGVREMCDVCETTLFNIHWVCRKCGFGVCLDCYRLRKNRPPEVDDGPDEEVFSWLKCAKGQPHEPQNLMPTQIIPGTALYSIGDMVHAARGKWGIKANCPCTSRHNKPLVRPGAPNGFSLSGAANSTGNGATSSPATSRPNGESGTGAVVKTEPIEEGDNTDTTSGMSGANTSTTTPAAAQTPGTKDGKGNSSALHWLADLATQKEPRESLRSMMGRDSRPPFGLDSFSTLSKPSGSSPKLFNSLLLGSGSSQPKAEGTSLRDLLNSGPGKLPQGSTEGGVSFPSVFSTAGSDKMKGGLPNFLDHIIASVVETKKAEGRRAAGSAEGGESGSVPRREGVMGLSVLDPNTSHSWLCDGRLLCLQDPSNSNNWKIFRECWKQGQPVLVSGIDKKLKSNLWKPEVFSEEFGDQDVDLVNCRNCAIISDVKVRDFWDGFQVISKRLQGGDGQPMVLKLKDWPPGEDFRDMMPTRFDDLMDNLPLPEYTKRDGRLNLASRLPNFFVRPDLGPKMYNAYGLISTEDRKVGTTNLHLDVSDAVNVMVYVGIPEGDGDQANEVMQTIEEGDVDDMTKRRVYEVKEKPGALWHIYAAKDAEKIRELLRKVGEEQGQENPPDHDPIHDQSWYLDQTLRHRLYEEYGVQGWSIVQFLGDAVFIPAGAPHQVHNLYSCIKVAEDFVSPEHVKHCFRLTQEFRHLSNTHTNHEDKLQVKNIIYHAVKDAVGTLKAHESTKLSRS, from the exons ATGGGGGACTCGCTCGGTCTGATCGGGAAACGGCTGCTGCTGCTCAATGATGCGAGCTCCGCGGCGGTGGCTGGAGCGGGCGGTGAGATGGAGCAGGCGGCCTGGCTCCGTGGTACCGTGCGAGCGGTCAGTGTGATCGGGCTGGCGAGCCCAGGGGTGGAG GTGTTCATGGAATTTGAGAACAACCCTTGGCGGCAACGCTCCTGGGTGCAGGTGTATGGGGATGAAGTGCGTGCAGTTCTGATGGAGAGTGCTATTGTCTGGGCAAATTGCAGTGACCCTTCCCTCTCTGCTGTTGGAGGAGCCACCGCAACTCAGTGGCCAGCCTTG ATGTTCAAACCATTAGTTGACCGTGTGGGTTTGGGATCCCTGGTTCCTGTCGAGTTCTTTGGAACTAGAACTTTGGCGTTTCTCACCAATGGGAATTCACTGCTCCCGTTTGAG GCCGAGAAAGATTTAAAACACACTCTACTACAGGAGCAGCTGGCCCTTCAAGCTGCCATCAGCAGCTGGCACAGTGACTCTGAGTTGCAGGAGGTCCTGCGGAAAG GATCGTTCACTATTCAGGGTCGGAGGGTGCAAGTGTACCAGCCGGAGTTCGAGGAGCCCTGGGCCCTGGGACTTGTATCACAGCATGATCCTGTTTCACATATTATGGAGATTACCATGGACCAG gGTGAGGAAACACAGGTGGTCGATCCTCGGGTCATTCATGTAATGATTGCTGTGGAACAATTAGATGAG AGCCAAGATCGACGCAGGAAGGAGGGTGATAGTGGGAAAGGAGAGGGCAGTCGGCGGCGCCGGACAGCATCCGGAGGAGATGAAGACATTACTCTTAAACGTTTCAAAGGAACTGGAGAGGGTGTTTCTGATAACCAGAATGGGAATGGTTCCAACAAGGATGCTGAGGCTATGGTAACATGCGTAAAGACGCCAGCAGTAGAAGTAGTGGAGGGAGAGGATGGAGGGGGTGGAGTAGGTGGGAGGGTGACGAGCAACTGTAGTCCAGTAGCATTGCCAAGCCAAGACTCCTCTAACATCAGCAATTCCTCTCAGCAGGACCACTCCCACACAAGGACAGCAGATTTTGTCAAGGAGAATGGCAGTTCTGTCCCAAACCAAGAAAGGACAACTTCAATATCAACTGTGCTTCCTGTGTCCACTCCAACACCACCTCCATTGAAGCCTGCCCCATCACCCTTTTCTAACACTTTTCCCTCTTTGGGCCAAATGCCCAGCTTGGTGCCAGGGGCCCCTGCCCCCAAGACATCCCCTTCACTCCCAGCACCAGAGAGAGAAGATAATGTCCTTTCAGGGTATCCTAAAACAGCTGCCCTGGTGTCTCCAGGTCCTGTGACCATCTCATCACCTTCGCGAGAAAATGCTTCAAGTGTGGCTCTTTCTGCTCCTGCAGATGCAAACCAGAAGCCCAGTATGTGGGGATCAACCCCAGAGGCAAGCCAG ACATCCAAGACCCCCGCTTTAACTACCGCAGGATTTGGTGCCTCTCAACACAAACAGTCAAGTGTGGGAGTGTTTGGGGACGTCCCTGCACAGACAAACGGCTCTTCCCAGGAGGAAAAGCCTTTTGGCTTTCCATTTGCAGGTGCAAAAGAACAGCAGAGGCAAGAATCTGATCCCTCACAGAATCTGTTCTTCCAATGCATGTCTCAGAACCAGAGTATCACTCAAGGCCAATCAAAGACCTTCACATCATTGTCGGAGTGCCTGAAAAAGGAGCCTCCCAGCCTGTTCAAGCCTACTGCACCCTCTGAGGGTTTCAAAAAGTCGGTTGTGGCTTCCGCATCTGCTGGACTGTTTGGTTCAGCACCTGCTGGTGGCCTGTCACCACTGAAAGAGCAGCCCAAAGTGCCTGATATCAAGCCTACAGGCAATGGAATTCTTAAAAATAAGCCTTTTGGAGTGGTTGGGGAGGCACACAGCAAACTCCCAGCCACTTTTCCTACAGCTATAGTTGGCAGCCAAGTTGCAAGTTCTCCAGAGGTTCTGAAACCTTCCTTAGGACTAGGAACCAGCGGACTTGGTAGTGGTGGCAGTGGGATTAGAAATGTTAACAGCTCTAACCCGGTCAGTGGTTTTGGTTTGCTTACTGGCAACAAGGTTTCAGAAACTCATGAAAACCTGTTCCTACTGGCTTCTAAGGAGACAAACCCATTTCTTTCTTATGGTAAAGCTGTCTCACAAAGTCCTTTAAGTGCATTGTCATCTTCAAAATCATCCTCTGTTGTACTCTCTGCCCCGTCCACATCTGCTATTCCACCTTCGGGCTGCAACAGTCTACTTGGTAAAGATCCTCCTGGCAATGATGCCAAACCAAATTTATTCACCATGGCAGAACCCCCTAAAGGAATCTTAACCCCCCAGTTTGCGCATTCCTCTCTTATGAGCACTCCTCCACTGGTAGCCCAGGATGGGCAACAAACATCCAAACCAAATGAGGGTTCAGATGTTAGCACCCGTGTCAATGATGAAGGTGATGGAGTTGCCACGTCCCTTGACCAGATGTCACAGAAGGTTTCTCCGGAGGAACGTGGGCAGTCCACCAGACGAGAGTCAGAGTCCAGTAGCAACAGTGACCTGTCTGATTTGAGTGACACGGAAGAGAACTCGGGGCAGAGCCAAAAGCCTGGGGTTCAGGCAGCAGCTGAGGAGAATAAGACACAGCCTGTGGCTAAGAGCCGGCCGCGGAGCAAACCCTTTACAG TGGGACAGTCAGTGTTGAAGGATCAGAATAAGGTTCGGCGATTGAAGCAATCCGGTGAGTCCTTTCTGCAGGACGGTTCCTGCATTAATGTGGCGCCCCACCTGCACAAATGTCGCGAGTGCCGTCTGGAGCGCTACAGGAAATCACGCGAACAGGACtcggatgatgatgatgatcccaATGTGGCCTGCCGATTCTTCCACTTTCGCAG ACTGGCTTTTACGAAGAAGGGAGTCCTTCGTGTGGAAGGTTTTCTGAGTCCCACGCAAAGTGATAGTATGGCAATGGGGCTGTGGCTTCCCACCATCGCAGCAAAGGAAGGACTTGACTTGGACacgtccaaatacattttggccaATGTGGGTGACCAGTTTTGCCAACTGGTCATGTCAGAGAAAGAGGCCATGATGATGATAGAGCCCCATC AGAAAGTGGCATGGAAGCGAGCTGTCAGGGGAGTGAGGGaaatgtgtgatgtgtgtgaaaCAACACTCTTCAACATTCACTGGGTGTGTCGCAAATGTGGCTTTGGTGTTTGCCTTGACTGCTACCGGCTACGCAAGAACAGGCCACCTGAAG TAGATGATGGCCCTGATGAAGAGGTGTTCTCATGGCTGAAATGTGCTAAAGGCCAGCCACACGAACCACAGAACCTCATGCCTACTCAAATTATACCTGGCACAG CCTTGTATAGCATAGGTGACATGGTACATGCAGCCAGAGGAAAATGGGGGATCAAAGCTAACTGTCCCTGTACTAGTCGACATAACAAACCTTTGGTGCGGCCCGGTGCTCCAAATGGCTTTTCACTG TCGGGTGCAGCTAACAGTACAGGGAATGGAGCCACCTCCAGTCCAGCCACATCCCGGCCAAATGGCGAATCTGGAACAGGTGCAGTAGTCAAGACAGAGCCTATTGAAGAGGGGGACAATACTGACACAACATCAGGCATGAGTGGAGCAAACACCAGCACAACTACCCCTGCTGCTGCCCAGACACCAGGCACAAAGGATGGCAAAGGCAATTCCTCAGCGCTTCACTGGCTGGCTGACCTTGCCACACAAAAGGAGCCCAGAG AATCTCTGCGCTCCATGATGGGTCGTGACTCCCGTCCTCCGTTTGGCCTGGACTCTTTCAGCACCCTCTCCAAACCTTCAGGGTCTAGCCCTAAGCTCTTCAATAGTCTATTGCTGGGCTCTGGGTCTTCCCAACCGAAAGCAGAGGGTACTAGCCTACGTGATCTGCTTAATTCTGGCCCTGGCAAGCTCCCGCAGGGTTCCACAGAGGGTGGAGTCTCCTTCCCTTCAGTGTTCTCCACTGCTGGG TCTGACAAGATGAAGGGAGGACTTCCTAACTTCCTGGATCATATCATTGCATCGGTGGTGGAGACCAAGAAGGCAGAGGGTCGGCGTGCAGCAGGGTCAGCAGAAGGTGGAGAGTCTGGGAGTGTTCCTCGCAGAGAGGGGGTGATGGGTCTGAGTGTTCTAGACCCTAACACTTCCCACTCCTGGCTGTGTGATGGGCGCTTGCTCTGTCTGCAGGACCCGAGCAACAGCAACAACTGGAAAATCTTCAGAGAGTGCTGGAAACAAGGGCAG CCTGTGCTGGTCTCCGGCATAGACAAGAAGCTGAAGAGTAACTTATGGAAGCCTGAGGTCTTCAGTGAGGAGTTTGGAGACCAGGATGTGGACCTGGTCAACTGTAGGAACTGTGCCATCATCTCTGATGTCAAGGTCCGAGACTTCTGGGATGGCTTCCAGGTCATTTCCA AGCGGTTGCAAGGTGGAGACGGCCAGCCTATGGTACTAAAACTTAAAGATTGGCCTCCTGGAGAAGATTTCAGAGATATGATGCCCACTCG GTTTGATGATCTCATGGATAACCTTCCCTTACCAGAGTACACAAAGAGAGATGGCCGCCTCAACTTGGCCTCTCGTCTTCCAAACTTTTTTGTTCGCCCAGATCTTGGTCCTAAAATGTACAATGCCTATG GTCTGAtctccacagaagacagaaaggtTGGCACCACTAACCTCCATCTGGATGTATCTGATGCTGTTAACGTCATGGTGTACGTGGGTATCCCAGAAGGAGACGGTGACCAGGCAAATG AGGTGATGCAGACCATTGAGGAGGGTGACGTCGATGATATGACTAAGAGAAGAGTCTATGAGGTAAAGGAGAAACCTGGAGCTCTATGGCACATCTACGCTGCCAAAGATGCTGAAAAGATCCGCGAACTCCTCCGAAAG GTTGGGGAGGAACAGGGTCAAGAGAACCCACCAGATCATGACCCTATCCATGATCAGAGCTGGTACCTAGACCAGACACTGCGTCACAGGCTGTATGAAGAGTATGGAGTCCAGGGCTGGTCCATTGTGCAGTTTTTAGGAGATGCCGTTTTCATCCCAGCGGGAGCGCCACATCAG GTGCACAACCTGTACAGCTGTATCAAGGTTGCGGAGGACTTTGTTTCTCCTGAGCACGTGAAGCACTGTTTTAGACTGACGCAAGAGTTCCGCCACCTTTCCAACACTCATACCAACCATGAGGACAAGCTACAG GTGAAGAACATCATCTACCATGCTGTGAAGGATGCTGTGGGAACACTAAAAGCCCATGAATCTACTAAGCTAAGCCGCTCTTAG